Proteins encoded within one genomic window of Streptomyces kaniharaensis:
- the uraH gene encoding hydroxyisourate hydrolase, with amino-acid sequence MTGISTHVLDTSLGRPAEGVPVELALHTESGWQVLGTSATDSDGRVKDLPAVEAGSVVRLLFDTGAYHALASEEAPFFPEVSIVFTVAPAQHHYHVPLLLNPFGYSVYRGS; translated from the coding sequence ATGACTGGCATCTCCACCCACGTGCTCGACACCAGCCTCGGCCGCCCGGCCGAAGGTGTCCCGGTCGAGCTCGCACTGCACACCGAGAGTGGCTGGCAGGTGCTCGGCACCTCCGCCACGGACTCCGACGGCCGGGTCAAGGACCTGCCGGCCGTGGAGGCGGGCTCGGTCGTCCGGCTGCTCTTCGACACCGGCGCGTACCACGCGCTCGCGTCCGAGGAGGCGCCGTTCTTCCCCGAGGTCTCGATCGTCTTCACGGTCGCGCCCGCGCAGCACCACTACCACGTGCCGCTGCTGCTGAACCCGTTCGGATACTCGGTCTACCGCGGAAGCTAG
- a CDS encoding 2-hydroxy-3-oxopropionate reductase has translation MSRKIAFVGLGIMGKPMAINLIKAGHDVTGFDLSQASIDAVVAAGGQGATSIAAAVKDADVVITMVPADPHVEAVILGEGGVLENVAAGTLVIDMSSITPQTSIKVGKAAREKGVRTLDAPVSGGEAGAVEAVLSIMVGGEAPDFAEAKPLFDVLGTTVIHVGPSGAGQTVKAANQLIVAVNIQALAEAVVFLENAGVDLPAALDVLGGGLAGSTVLNRKKANMINREFAPGFRIDLHHKDMGIVTDAARAVGAALPVGAVVAQLVASARANGDGSLDHSALLRGVERLSGREVG, from the coding sequence ATGAGCCGCAAGATCGCCTTCGTCGGCCTCGGCATCATGGGCAAGCCCATGGCCATCAACCTCATCAAGGCCGGTCACGACGTCACCGGTTTCGACCTCTCCCAGGCCTCGATCGACGCCGTGGTCGCGGCCGGCGGTCAGGGCGCCACCAGCATCGCCGCCGCGGTGAAGGACGCCGACGTCGTCATCACGATGGTCCCGGCCGACCCCCACGTCGAGGCGGTCATCCTCGGCGAGGGTGGCGTCCTGGAGAACGTGGCGGCGGGCACCCTGGTGATCGACATGTCCTCTATCACCCCGCAGACCTCCATCAAGGTCGGCAAGGCCGCCCGGGAGAAGGGCGTCCGCACCCTGGACGCCCCGGTCTCCGGCGGCGAGGCCGGTGCCGTCGAGGCCGTCCTGTCGATCATGGTCGGCGGCGAGGCCCCGGACTTCGCCGAGGCGAAGCCGCTGTTTGACGTGCTGGGCACCACGGTCATCCACGTCGGCCCGTCCGGCGCCGGCCAGACCGTCAAGGCCGCCAACCAGCTGATCGTCGCCGTCAACATCCAGGCCCTGGCCGAGGCCGTGGTCTTCCTGGAGAACGCCGGCGTGGACCTGCCGGCCGCGCTGGACGTACTCGGTGGCGGCCTGGCCGGCTCGACCGTGCTGAACCGCAAGAAGGCGAACATGATCAACCGCGAGTTCGCCCCGGGCTTCCGGATCGACCTGCACCACAAGGACATGGGCATCGTCACCGACGCCGCCCGCGCCGTGGGCGCCGCGCTGCCGGTCGGTGCCGTGGTGGCCCAGCTGGTCGCCTCCGCCCGGGCCAACGGCGACGGCTCGCTCGACCACTCGGCGCTGCTGCGCGGCGTCGAGCGGCTCTCGGGCCGCGAGGTCGGGTAG
- a CDS encoding helix-turn-helix domain-containing protein, with protein MTEHVEHPLAAAIKPLLDAVGATPVPLDEARTEDVVLEWEGAPALAVRLPHLSSALDRLLAEMTRQFDGRPLAELDRLEKQRVVAILEERGAFTVRHGVETVASALGVSRFTVYNYLNRQDGSTSP; from the coding sequence GTGACCGAGCACGTGGAACACCCGCTCGCCGCGGCGATAAAGCCGCTGCTGGACGCGGTCGGCGCGACGCCCGTCCCACTGGACGAGGCGCGCACCGAGGACGTCGTCCTGGAGTGGGAGGGCGCCCCGGCGCTCGCCGTCCGGCTGCCACACCTGAGCAGCGCACTGGACCGGCTGCTGGCCGAGATGACCCGCCAGTTCGACGGCCGCCCGCTGGCCGAGCTGGACCGCCTGGAGAAGCAGCGGGTCGTCGCCATCCTGGAGGAGCGCGGCGCCTTCACCGTCCGCCACGGAGTCGAGACGGTCGCCTCGGCACTCGGCGTCAGCCGCTTCACGGTGTACAACTACCTGAACCGGCAGGACGGTTCGACGTCCCCCTGA
- a CDS encoding thiamine-binding protein produces the protein MVEFTTEPFELDSFPEHAATARKVVDEAGLAVSVGPFGTGAEGDAEQVLSAVTKLLRETLDAGATRISVQVSVLGEEGGTR, from the coding sequence ATGGTGGAATTCACGACAGAGCCGTTCGAACTGGACTCGTTCCCGGAGCACGCGGCGACCGCCCGCAAGGTGGTCGACGAGGCCGGCCTGGCCGTCTCGGTCGGCCCGTTCGGGACCGGCGCCGAGGGCGACGCCGAGCAGGTCCTCAGCGCGGTGACCAAGCTGCTCCGGGAGACCCTGGACGCCGGCGCGACCCGGATCTCGGTCCAGGTCAGCGTGCTGGGCGAGGAGGGCGGCACGCGGTGA
- a CDS encoding nucleobase:cation symporter-2 family protein gives MAPSNTSTTDGGSTPARSSGPDDTSTSLPGKVSGPETHPVDELLSPVKLVSTGLQHVAAMYAGVVAPPLIVGAAVGLPPGELALLISASLFTAGLATLLQTLGIWRIGARLPFVNGVSFAGVAPMIAIAKEQGPKNALPVIFGAVIVAGVLCLLAAPYFCRLIRFFPPVVQGTVITLIGLSLLPVAVNWARGGSPSAPGYGSMRAIGLAAITLVAVVLCNRLLRGFWQQLSLLVGLAFGTLIAFPLGLGDFGAVKDAKIFALPSPFHFGAPMFDAAAIISLCIVMLVSMTESTADMLALGRIVEREADEATLAAGLRADGLATALGPVFNGFAASAFAQNIGLVALTRIRSRFVVAAGGGILILLGLFPVLGSVVSVVPQPVLGGAGIVLFGTVAASGIRTLAEAGMESGSNTILVSVSLGVGIVPIAVPTFYDAFPEAVRTLMHSGISAGSVTAVLLNLLFHHVGAARRSSNGEAPGPTVPTVTPS, from the coding sequence ATGGCACCCAGCAACACCAGCACCACCGACGGCGGTTCCACCCCCGCAAGATCTTCCGGTCCGGACGACACGTCAACGAGCCTCCCCGGCAAGGTGTCCGGACCGGAAACCCACCCCGTGGACGAGTTGCTGTCCCCGGTGAAGCTCGTCTCCACCGGACTCCAGCACGTCGCCGCGATGTACGCGGGAGTCGTCGCACCCCCGCTCATCGTGGGCGCCGCCGTCGGGCTCCCCCCCGGCGAACTCGCCCTCCTCATCTCGGCCAGCCTGTTCACCGCCGGGCTGGCCACCCTGCTCCAGACCCTCGGGATCTGGAGGATCGGCGCACGGCTGCCGTTCGTCAACGGCGTCTCGTTCGCTGGCGTCGCGCCCATGATCGCCATCGCGAAGGAACAGGGACCGAAGAACGCCCTCCCGGTGATCTTCGGCGCGGTGATCGTCGCGGGGGTCCTGTGCCTCCTCGCGGCCCCGTACTTCTGCAGGCTCATCAGGTTCTTCCCGCCGGTCGTCCAGGGCACCGTGATCACCCTCATCGGGTTGTCCCTGCTGCCGGTGGCGGTGAACTGGGCGCGCGGCGGCTCGCCGTCCGCTCCCGGTTACGGCTCCATGCGGGCCATCGGCCTCGCCGCGATCACCCTCGTCGCGGTGGTGCTCTGCAACCGCCTGCTGCGCGGCTTCTGGCAGCAGCTCTCGCTGCTCGTCGGCCTGGCGTTCGGGACCCTGATCGCCTTCCCGCTCGGCCTGGGCGACTTCGGCGCGGTCAAGGACGCGAAGATCTTCGCGCTCCCCTCCCCGTTCCACTTCGGCGCGCCGATGTTCGACGCTGCCGCGATCATCTCGCTCTGCATCGTCATGCTGGTCTCGATGACCGAGTCCACCGCCGACATGCTCGCCCTCGGCAGGATCGTCGAGCGCGAGGCCGACGAGGCCACGCTCGCCGCCGGCCTACGGGCCGACGGCCTGGCCACCGCGCTCGGCCCGGTCTTCAACGGCTTCGCCGCCAGCGCCTTCGCCCAGAACATCGGGCTGGTGGCGCTGACGAGGATCCGCAGCCGCTTCGTGGTCGCGGCCGGCGGAGGCATCCTGATCCTGCTCGGGCTCTTCCCCGTGCTCGGGTCGGTCGTCTCCGTGGTGCCGCAGCCCGTCCTGGGCGGCGCCGGGATCGTGCTCTTCGGCACCGTCGCGGCGAGCGGCATCCGCACCCTCGCGGAGGCCGGTATGGAGTCCGGATCCAACACCATCCTGGTGTCGGTGTCGCTCGGCGTCGGCATCGTCCCGATCGCGGTGCCGACCTTCTACGACGCCTTCCCGGAGGCCGTCCGCACCCTGATGCACTCCGGGATCTCGGCCGGCTCCGTGACGGCCGTCCTGCTCAACCTGCTCTTCCACCACGTCGGAGCCGCCCGCCGGTCGTCGAACGGCGAGGCTCCCGGCCCGACGGTGCCGACGGTGACACCGTCCTGA
- the uraD gene encoding 2-oxo-4-hydroxy-4-carboxy-5-ureidoimidazoline decarboxylase — translation MTNHPRALDALAAADAAELEAILLEICSSPRWAAAVAKARPWPDRSALLAANAAAMESLTVGDLHDAMAGHARIGEPKAGDATSEREQAGVQGVDQALLDELHRANAAYEAKFGHVFLICATGRTAATMLAALRERYPNDPAAEAEIVRGELRKINDIRINRLLDKS, via the coding sequence GTGACCAATCATCCCCGCGCCCTTGACGCCCTGGCGGCGGCCGACGCCGCCGAGCTGGAGGCGATCCTGCTGGAGATCTGCTCCAGCCCCCGCTGGGCCGCCGCCGTCGCGAAGGCCAGACCCTGGCCCGACCGGAGCGCCCTGCTCGCCGCCAACGCGGCGGCGATGGAGTCGTTGACGGTCGGCGACCTGCACGACGCGATGGCCGGCCACGCCCGGATCGGCGAGCCCAAGGCGGGCGACGCCACCTCCGAGCGCGAGCAGGCCGGCGTCCAAGGCGTGGACCAAGCGCTCCTCGACGAACTGCACCGGGCCAACGCCGCCTACGAGGCCAAGTTCGGCCACGTGTTCCTGATCTGCGCGACCGGCCGCACCGCGGCCACCATGCTCGCCGCCCTGCGCGAGCGCTACCCCAACGACCCCGCCGCCGAGGCGGAGATCGTCCGGGGCGAGCTGCGAAAGATCAACGACATCCGCATCAACCGGCTGCTCGACAAATCCTGA
- the pucL gene encoding factor-independent urate hydroxylase encodes MAHVLGQNQYGKAENRIVRVYRDSTRHEIKDLNVSVSLQGEFEDVHLTGSNANCLPTDTTKNTVYAFAKEYGIESAEAFGIVLARHFVDDTERGVVHSARIRIEEYAWDRIKTPDNSARFIGSEEVGHSFVRNGQEIRTTEVVYDGESVQVISGLKDLVVMNSTNSEFWGYIKDRYTTLQEAYDRILATQVTARWKYGYSGRDGEAQPNWNRSYTHVKRHLLEAFAETYSYSLQQTLHAMGTRVLNNRAEVDEVRLELPNKHHFLVDLEPFGLENDNEVYYAADRMYGLIEGTVHREGVVPVIPVV; translated from the coding sequence ATGGCCCACGTGCTCGGTCAGAACCAGTACGGCAAGGCGGAGAACCGCATCGTACGCGTCTACCGCGACTCCACCCGGCACGAGATCAAGGACCTGAACGTCTCGGTCTCCCTCCAGGGCGAGTTCGAGGACGTCCACCTCACCGGGTCCAACGCCAACTGCCTCCCCACCGACACCACCAAGAACACCGTGTACGCCTTCGCCAAGGAGTACGGGATCGAGTCGGCCGAGGCCTTCGGCATCGTCCTGGCACGCCACTTCGTCGACGACACCGAGCGCGGCGTCGTCCACAGCGCCCGCATCCGGATCGAGGAGTACGCCTGGGACCGGATCAAGACCCCGGACAACTCGGCCCGCTTCATCGGCTCCGAGGAGGTCGGCCACTCCTTCGTCCGCAACGGCCAGGAGATCCGCACCACCGAGGTCGTCTACGACGGCGAGTCCGTCCAGGTCATCTCCGGCCTCAAGGACCTCGTCGTCATGAACTCCACCAACTCGGAGTTCTGGGGCTACATCAAGGACAGGTACACCACCCTTCAGGAAGCCTACGACCGCATCCTCGCCACCCAGGTGACGGCCCGCTGGAAGTACGGCTACAGCGGCCGCGACGGCGAGGCGCAGCCCAACTGGAACCGCTCGTACACCCACGTGAAGCGGCACCTGCTGGAGGCCTTCGCCGAGACCTACTCCTACTCGCTGCAGCAGACCCTGCACGCGATGGGCACCCGCGTCCTCAACAACCGCGCCGAGGTGGACGAGGTCCGCCTGGAGCTGCCCAACAAGCACCACTTCCTCGTCGACCTGGAGCCGTTCGGCCTCGAGAACGACAACGAGGTCTACTACGCCGCGGACCGCATGTACGGCCTCATCGAGGGCACCGTGCACCGCGAGGGCGTCGTCCCGGTCATCCCGGTCGTCTGA
- a CDS encoding hydroxypyruvate isomerase family protein, producing the protein MDVTAASRHSFTVNLSILFGELPLLERPAAAAAAGFTAAELWWPFGEEPAPSAARLDALRKAFTDAGVRLTGLNFLDDLSAGARGTVSVPAAKERLRANVPVAAELAASLGATALNALYGNRVEGVDPAEQDELALENLVLAAEAAHEVGAILLIEALNVVESPDYPLVSAAAAVEVVDKVNAATGLGNAKFLCDLYHLARNGEDLAAVIDTHADRFGHVQIADNPGRNEPGTGGLDFEDLFARLTAAGYTGPIGLEYRPSTGVSADSFGWLPREYRAAQ; encoded by the coding sequence ATGGACGTGACGGCCGCATCCCGGCACAGCTTCACGGTCAACCTGTCGATCCTGTTCGGCGAACTGCCGCTGCTGGAGCGCCCCGCCGCAGCCGCCGCCGCGGGCTTCACCGCCGCGGAGCTGTGGTGGCCCTTCGGAGAGGAGCCCGCCCCGTCCGCGGCCCGGCTGGACGCGCTCCGCAAGGCCTTCACCGACGCGGGTGTGCGGCTCACCGGCCTCAACTTCCTGGACGACCTGAGCGCCGGTGCCCGCGGTACCGTCTCGGTGCCGGCCGCGAAGGAGCGCTTGCGGGCCAACGTCCCGGTCGCGGCCGAACTCGCCGCCTCGCTCGGCGCCACCGCGCTCAACGCGCTGTACGGCAACCGGGTCGAGGGCGTCGACCCGGCCGAGCAGGACGAACTCGCGCTGGAGAACCTGGTGCTGGCCGCCGAGGCCGCGCACGAGGTCGGCGCGATCCTGCTGATCGAGGCCCTGAACGTCGTCGAGTCGCCGGACTACCCGCTGGTGTCCGCCGCCGCCGCGGTCGAGGTCGTCGACAAGGTCAACGCCGCCACCGGCCTGGGCAACGCGAAGTTCCTCTGCGACCTCTACCACCTGGCCAGGAACGGCGAGGACCTGGCGGCCGTCATCGACACCCACGCCGACCGCTTCGGCCACGTGCAGATCGCCGACAACCCGGGCCGTAACGAACCCGGCACCGGTGGGCTGGACTTCGAGGACCTGTTCGCCCGGCTCACCGCCGCCGGCTACACCGGCCCGATCGGCCTGGAGTACCGCCCCTCCACCGGCGTCAGCGCCGACAGCTTCGGGTGGCTGCCGCGCGAGTACCGCGCCGCCCAGTAG